In a single window of the Micromonospora sp. WMMD1155 genome:
- a CDS encoding zinc-binding dehydrogenase, whose amino-acid sequence MVNWVVSLAGPRRISLEPCSPDPLGPGQVRVRTCYSGISAGTELTLYRGSNPRLSKDWDDTARMFVPRQAPVPYPLIGFGYEEVGEIVEVAAEVTDRHPGQLVWGIWGHRAEAVLAAEAVRPLPAGLDPLAAVFARPGAIALTAVLAGDLHLGDWVGVFGQGVIGLLATRLAVLSGARVVAVDPVPARLDHAVRYGARRTVDAGGESAAAALRRATDGRGADVCLELSGAYPALHEAIRSTAHAGRVVAAGFYQGQADALGLGEEFHHNRIQLVAAQVSGPTPAPSMAGRWTGDRVAQTFMDLVADRSVDPLPLVSHIVDASAVADALALLDRGAGDVLQVVLRF is encoded by the coding sequence ATGGTCAATTGGGTTGTCTCTCTCGCCGGGCCTCGACGGATCAGCCTCGAACCCTGCTCCCCGGATCCGCTCGGCCCCGGCCAGGTTCGCGTCCGCACCTGCTACTCGGGCATCTCCGCCGGCACCGAGCTGACCCTCTACCGGGGCAGCAACCCCCGGCTCAGCAAGGACTGGGACGACACCGCCCGGATGTTCGTCCCCCGACAGGCACCGGTGCCCTACCCGCTGATCGGCTTCGGCTACGAGGAGGTCGGCGAGATCGTCGAGGTGGCGGCGGAGGTCACCGACCGGCACCCGGGGCAACTGGTCTGGGGCATCTGGGGGCACCGGGCGGAGGCGGTGCTCGCCGCCGAGGCGGTCCGTCCGCTCCCCGCCGGGCTGGACCCGCTCGCCGCGGTCTTCGCCCGACCCGGCGCCATCGCCCTGACCGCCGTGCTCGCCGGTGACCTGCACCTCGGCGACTGGGTGGGTGTCTTCGGGCAGGGCGTCATCGGGCTGCTCGCCACCCGACTCGCGGTGCTCTCCGGCGCCCGGGTGGTGGCCGTCGACCCGGTGCCCGCCCGGCTGGACCACGCCGTCCGATACGGCGCGCGTCGCACTGTGGATGCCGGAGGCGAGTCCGCCGCCGCCGCGCTGCGTCGGGCCACCGACGGCCGGGGCGCGGACGTGTGCCTGGAGCTGTCCGGCGCGTACCCGGCGTTGCACGAGGCGATCCGCTCCACCGCACACGCCGGCCGGGTCGTCGCCGCCGGCTTCTACCAGGGCCAGGCCGACGCGCTCGGCCTCGGCGAGGAGTTCCACCACAACCGCATCCAGTTGGTCGCCGCCCAGGTCTCCGGGCCCACCCCCGCGCCGAGCATGGCCGGACGGTGGACCGGCGACCGGGTCGCCCAGACCTTCATGGACCTGGTGGCCGACCGCAGCGTCGATCCGTTGCCG
- a CDS encoding extracellular solute-binding protein encodes MSAPPRRILATTLILALTTSTLLACGDDESDSNSKKITVWSLEDVADRVTATKAIIADFTAKTGIQVDLVTVNEDQFPSLIAANAAAGDLPDVVGSVSLAGIRTLAGNELLHASANAEVVDGLGRQTFSPRALELTSDDGKQLSVPSDGWGQLLVYRKDLFAAADLPAPDTYERITAAAAALNTGGVAGITAATAPSDVFTQQTFEHLALANGCQLTDDSGEITLDSPQCVEAFRFYGDLIRTSSVKGAQDVDTTRATYFAGKAAMVIWSPFILDELAGLRDDAKPTCPQCQADPGFLAKNSGFVTAIKGPNGAEPAQYGEISSWAVLDGAVTDPAKSFVEYMLGDGYPRWFGMSPEGRFPVRKGTPAEPEAFLTAWNTSQAGVDAKKPLADVYGDEVLATLRRSPDTFGRWGLTQGQGKLVGAMLGELPVPKVLGDLVSGKSDAAAAANRAEKDVDAIKAGVN; translated from the coding sequence ATGTCAGCACCTCCGAGGCGGATACTCGCCACCACCCTGATCCTGGCACTGACCACGTCCACCCTGCTGGCCTGTGGCGACGACGAGTCCGACAGCAACAGCAAGAAGATCACCGTCTGGAGCCTGGAGGACGTCGCCGACCGGGTGACCGCCACCAAGGCGATCATCGCCGACTTCACCGCGAAGACCGGGATCCAGGTCGACCTCGTGACCGTCAACGAGGACCAGTTCCCCTCCCTGATCGCCGCCAACGCCGCCGCCGGCGACCTGCCCGACGTGGTCGGTTCGGTCTCCCTCGCCGGCATCCGTACGCTCGCCGGCAACGAGCTGCTGCACGCCTCGGCGAACGCGGAGGTCGTCGACGGGCTGGGCCGGCAGACCTTCTCACCGCGCGCCCTGGAGCTCACCTCCGACGACGGCAAGCAGCTCTCCGTGCCCAGCGACGGGTGGGGGCAACTGCTCGTCTACCGCAAGGACCTGTTCGCCGCCGCCGACCTGCCCGCCCCCGACACGTACGAGCGGATCACCGCCGCCGCGGCGGCGCTGAACACCGGCGGCGTCGCCGGGATCACCGCGGCGACCGCCCCCAGCGACGTGTTCACCCAGCAGACCTTCGAGCACCTGGCGCTGGCCAACGGGTGCCAGCTCACCGACGACTCGGGCGAGATCACCCTGGATTCACCCCAGTGCGTCGAGGCGTTCCGCTTCTACGGCGACCTGATCCGCACCAGTTCGGTGAAGGGCGCACAGGACGTGGACACCACCCGGGCCACCTACTTCGCCGGCAAGGCGGCCATGGTGATCTGGTCGCCGTTCATCCTCGACGAGTTGGCCGGGTTGCGTGACGACGCCAAGCCGACCTGCCCGCAGTGCCAGGCCGACCCGGGTTTCCTCGCGAAGAACAGCGGGTTCGTCACCGCGATCAAGGGCCCGAACGGCGCCGAGCCGGCCCAGTACGGCGAGATCAGCTCCTGGGCCGTGCTGGACGGCGCGGTGACCGACCCGGCGAAGTCCTTCGTGGAGTACATGCTCGGCGACGGCTACCCGCGCTGGTTCGGCATGTCCCCCGAGGGCCGCTTCCCGGTCCGCAAGGGCACCCCGGCCGAGCCGGAGGCGTTCCTGACCGCCTGGAACACCAGCCAGGCCGGGGTGGACGCGAAGAAGCCCCTCGCCGACGTGTACGGCGACGAGGTGTTGGCCACGCTGCGCCGCAGCCCGGACACCTTCGGGCGGTGGGGGCTCACCCAGGGGCAGGGCAAGCTGGTCGGCGCCATGCTCGGCGAGCTGCCGGTGCCCAAGGTGCTGGGCGACCTCGTCTCCGGCAAGTCCGACGCGGCGGCGGCCGCGAACCGCGCCGAGAAGGACGTGGACGCGATCAAGGCGGGCGTCAATTGA